TGAGGGCGCGGCCCTGGCGATGATCGCGACCGGCCCGCCCGGCGGCCACATCGCCGACGCGAAGGCCACTCTGCTGTCCGACGGCACCTTCGATCTGGCCGTCGGCACCGCCGAGTTCGGCAACGGCACCACCACCGTGCACAAACAGATCGCGGCAGGTGAACTCGCCACCACCGTCGACCGGATCGCCATCCGCCAGTCCGACACGGACGTCGTACGACACGACACCGGCGCCTTCGCGTCCACCGGCACGGTTGTCGCCGGCAAGGCCACCCTGCGGGCCGCCCGCACCCTCGCCGACCAGCTGCTGGACTTCGCCGCCGCTCATCTGGGCGTGCCGCGCGCCGACTGCCGGCTCACCGAGGAGGCCGTGCTCCACCCCGGCGGACGCCTGCTGCTCAAGGAGGTGTACGCGGCCGCCCGCGCGGTCGGCCTGGAGCTCGCCGCCGACGGGCACTTCGGCGGCACCCCGCGCTCGGTCGCCTTCAACGCGCACTGGTTCCGGGTGGCGGTCGATCCCGGCACCGGCGAGATCCGCATCCTGCGCAGTGTGCACGCCGCCGACGCGGGCAAGGTGATGAACCCGATGCAGTGCCGGGGCCAGGTGGAGGGCGGGGTCGCCCAGGCGCTCGGCGCCACGCTCTTCGAGCGGGTGCTGCTGGACGAGCGGGGCGCGGTCGACACGGCCGCCTTCCGCCGCTACCGGCTCCCGCAGTACGCGGATGTGCCGCGCACCGAGGTGCACTTCATGGAGACGGCCGACGCGATCGGCCCGCTGGGCGCGAAGTCGATGAGCGAGAGCCCCTTCAACCCGGTCGCCCCGGCCCTGGCGAACGCCCTGCGGGACGCGACGGGCGTGCGGTTCACCGAGGTGCCGCTGCTGCGTGACCGGGTGTGGCGCGAGCTGGCGCGCCACAGCGGTAGCCGCCGTCCACCCGGATCGCCGTGATCCCGCTGATGTGCCGGGCCCCGCACCGGTCCTGCGGGAGCACCAGCTGGGGTCCGGCCGCATCCAGCGGGGTGTCGTCGATGCGCACGCCGAGCAGGACGGGCGCGTCGGCGAAGTCCGGGTCGATCTCGGCCCAGGACAGCACGGCGTGGTGGCCGTCGGTGCCGGTGACGGCGATGAGGAAGCGCAGCCGGTCCTTGCGCCGCGCCGGGTCGAAACCGGGCCCCGCGTCGACCAGGACGTCGTACAGCCGGGGGCCGGCGAACCGGTGGTGCTGGATGCCGCTGGTCGCGCACTCGAAGCTGACGTCCACCCGGTGCTGCGGCCAGCGGAGCAGGTCCGGCACGGTCAGCCGGGCGGGCCGGGCCAGATCGCCGGTCAGGTCGAGTTGCGCGAGCGTCACCTGCGACCACCTCCCGCAGCACCGTACCCGCCGGAGCGCACCGTGCAAACGCACATGCGAGCTCCGCATCACAAGTTCGCAGCTCATGCGATGCGACAGGAGACTTACAGCTGGCAGATGCGGCAGTATCATCGCCGCACGGCCGGATCCCCCCGGCCACGACAGGGCGCGACAGTTGTTCCACAGAACGCGAGGAGTAGAAACGTGAAGACCCGTTCCGTGCGCCGGACCCGGCGAATGCTGCAGCTGGCCGGTGCGGGAGCCGCCGCCCTGATGGCACTCAGCGCCTGCTCCTCCTCGTCCTCCTCGACATCCAAGGACACCTCGGCCTCGTCGGGGTCGTCGGCCTCACCGAAGCTGTCCGGCTCGGTCACCGTGTTCGCGGCCGCCTCGCTGAAGGAGAGCTTCACGACCCTGGGCCAGGAGTTCGAGAAGCAGTACCCGGGCACCCACGTCAACTTCAACTTCGGCGGCAGCGACACCCTGGCCGCCAGCATCACCGGCGGTGCCCCGGCGGACGTCTTCGCCGCCGCCAGCCCCAAGACCATGAAGATCGTCACGGCCAAGAAGGACGCGGCCGGGACCCCGGCCACCTTCGTCCGCAACCAGCTCGAGATCGCCACCGTGCCGGGCAACCCGCACAAGGTGGCCTCGCTGAAGGACCTCACCAAGTCCGGTCTGAAGGTCGTCCTCTGCGACAAGACGGTGCCGTGCGGCGCCGCCGCGCAGAAGGCCCTGGACGCCAGCCACCTCAAGCTCACCCCGGTCTCCTACGAGCAGGACGTCAAGGGCGCCCTGAACAAGGTGGAGCTGAAGGAGGCCGACGCCGCGGTCGTCTACAAGACCGACGTGCACGCCGCGGGTGACAAGGTGGAGGGCGTGGAGTTCCCCGAGTCGGCCAAGGCGATCAACGACTACCCGATCGTCCTGCTGAAGAACGCGCCGAACGCCGAAACCGCCAAGGCGTTCATCGCCCTCGTGCAGTCCGCCGAGGGCCAGAAGGTGCTGAGCCAGGCCGGCTTCCTCCAGCCGTGACCTCGCTTCACGAACCCGGCGCCGCGGCCGGCCCCCGCACGGGCCGGCCGCGGCGCCGCCGCGTCGGCACGGGGGCCGACGCGGGGTGCCGTTGCCGCTGTTGCTGCCGGGCCTGCTGGCGCTGGTGTTCCTGCTGCTGCCCCTGGTCGCGCTCCTCATCCGCGCACCCTGGGGCAGCCTGCCGGACCAGCTGTCCAGCACCGAGGTCTGGCAGGCGCTTCAGCTCTCACTGATCAGCGCCACGGCGGCAACGGCCGTCAGCCTCGTCCTGGGTGTGCCCCTGGCCTGGCTGCTGGCCCGTACGGACTTCCCCGGCCGGGGGTTCGTACGGGCCCTGGTGACCTTGCCGCTCGTGCTGCCGCCGGTGGTCGGCGGTGTGGCCCTGCTGCTGGCGCTCGGCCGCAACGGGGTGATCGGCAAGTTGCTGGACGCCTGGTTCGGGATCACGCTGCCGTTCACCACCGCAGGTGTCGTGATCGCGGAGGCGTTCGTCGCGATGCCGTTCCTGGTCATCAGCGTCGAGGGCACCCTGCGCGCGGCCGACCCGCGCTTCGAGGAGGCGGCGACGACGCTCGGAGCGTCCCGCTTCACCGCGTTCCGCCGGGTCACCCTGCCGCTGATCGCGCCCGGCATCGCGGCGGGGGCGGTGCTGGCCTGGGCACGTGCACTCGGCGAGTTCGGCGCGACGATCACGTTCGCGGGCAACTTCCCCGGCCGCACCCAGACCATGCCCCTCGCGGTCTACCTGGCCCTGCAGAACGATCCCGACGCGGCGATCTCACTCAGCCTGGTCCTGCTGGTGGTCTCCATTGCGGTGCTGGCCGGCCTCAGGGACCGTTGGATGACGACACCATGACGAACTCCCGCCCCACGACCACAGACGGCACGGAGCCGCCCCAGGGCCCGCACGCACCAGCGGCCGCCGACGGCGCTCAGTCCCCGCAGGGGCCACCCGTACCCGACGACGAACCCCGCGCGGATGGTCCGGATGGGAACCCGAAGCCGGCCGAAGGCCGGCCCACCACCTCCGACCTGCGCCCGACCACCGGCCTGGACACCCATGTCGTCGTCGACCGGGCCGCATTCCGCCTGGACATGACCCTCACCGCGGCCCCCGGAGACGTCGTCGCCCTGCTCGGCCCCAACGGCGCCGGCAAAACCACCGCCCTACGCGCCCTGGCCGGCCTGACCCCGCTCACCGACGGCCACCTCAGGCTGGACGGTGCCTCCCTGGACCGCACTCCTCCGGAGTCCCGCCCGGTCGGCGTGGTCTTCCAGGACTACCTGCTCTTCCCGCATCTGTCCGCGCTGGACAACGTGGCCTTCGGGCCGCGCTGCCGGGGCGTGTCCAAGGCCGAGGCGCGTGTGCAGGCCGCCACGTGGCTGGACCGGATGGGCCTCGCCGACCACGCGGGTGCCAAGCCCCGGCGGCTCTCGGGCGGTCAGGCCCAGCGCGTTGCCCTCGCCCGCGCCCTGGCCACCCACCCCCGGCTGCTGCTCCTGGACGAGCCGCTGGCCGCCCTGGACGCCCGTACCCGCCTGGAGGTGCGCGCCCAACTGCGCCGCCATCTGGCCGAGTTCGAGGCGGTCGCCGTCCTTGTCACGCACGATCCACTGGACGCCATGGTGCTCGCGGACCGGCTGGTGGTCATCGAGCACGGCCGGGTCGTCCAGGAAGGCACCCCCTCGGACATCGCCCGCCACCCACGCACCGACTACATCGCCCAGCTCGTCGGCCTCAACCTCTACCGGGGCCGGGCGGAACGGCACGCGGTACGACTCGACGGGGGTCCCCGGATCACCACCACGGAAGACCTGACAGGGCCGGTCTTCGTGGCGTTCCCGCCCAGCGCCGTCACCCTGTTCCGGGACCGGCCCACCGGCGCCAGCGCCCGTAACCTCTGGCGGTGCGAGGTGACCGGACTGGAGACGCACGGCGACCAGATCCGCGCCGATCTCGGTGGCGAGCTCCCCCTCGCCGCCGACCTCACCACGGTCGCCGCCGCCGAACTCGATCTGCACCCGGGCGCGGCCGTCTGGGCGACGGTCAAAGCGACGCAGACACACGCATACCCGGCCTGAGCGGACGGGCGCCCTACCGTGGGTGCCCATGACCCTGAGCATCCGCAACCAGCTCCCCGGCACGGTCACGGCCATCCAGCCGGGCGAGGCCATGGCCACCGTCAAGATCCGGCTCGACGGGGGCCAGGACCTGACCGCCGCGATCACCCTGGAGTCCGTCCGGGACCTCGGCCTGTCCGAAGGCTCCGCGGTCCGGGCCCTGGTCAAGTCCACCGAGGTCTCCCTCGCCACCGCGCCGATCGACCGTGTCTCGATCCGCAACCAGCTGCCGGGCACCGTCACCGACATCGCGGCCGGCGCCGCGATGGCCACCGTGAAGATCTCGATCGACGGCGGCTCGGTGACCTCCGCCATCACCAAGGAGTCGGCCACCGACCTCGGGCTCTCCGCCGGCTCCGCCGTGGTCGCCCTGATCAAGTCCACCGAGGTGGCGCTGGCGACGGCATGACACGGCCAGGGCCCCGCCCGGAAACCGGACGGGGCCCTGAAAGCCACCGCGGACTCAGTCCTCGTACGCGTCCAGCGGCGGGCAGGAGCACACCAGGTTGCGGTCGCCGAAGGCCTGGTCGATACGGCGCACCGGCGGCCAGTACTTGTCGGCCACCGAGACCCCGGCGGGGAAGACGGCCTCCTCGCGGCTGTAGGCGTGCGCCCAGTCGCCGCCGAGCGCGTCGGCGGTGTGCGGGGCGTTGCGCAGCGGGTTGTCCTCCGCAGGCCAGTCGCCGGAGCCGACCTTCTCGATCTCCGCGCGGATGGCGATCATGGCGTCGCAGAAACGGTCCAGCTCGGTGATGTCCTCCGACTCGGTCGGCTCGATCATCAGCGTGCCGGCGACCGGGAAGGACATGGTCGGCGCGTGGAAGCCGTAGTCGATCAGGCGCTTGGCCACGTCGTCCACGCTCACGCCGGTCGCCTTGGTCAGCGGGCGCAGATCGACGATGCACTCGTGCGCGACCAGGCCGCCGGGGCCGGTGTAGAGCACCGGGTAGTGCGGCTCCAGGCGCTTGGCGATGTAGTTGGCGCTGAGCACGGCCACCTGGGTGGCCCGCTTGAGGCCCTCGCCGCCCATCAGCCGGACGTACGCCCAGGAGATCGGCAGGATGCCCGCGGAGCCCCAGGGAGCGGCCGAGATCGGGCCGACGCCGGTCTCCGGGCCCGCGGCCGGCTGCAGCGGGTGGTTCGGCAGATACGGCGCGAGGTGCGCGCGGACCCCGACCGGGCCGACGCCGGGACCGCCGCCGCCGTGCGGGATGCAGAAGGTCTTGTGCAGGTTCAGGTGGGAGACGTCACCGCCGAAGTGTCCCGGCTTGGCAAGGCCGACCAGCGCGTTGAGGTTGGCGCCGTCGACGTACACCTGGCCGCCCGCCTCGTGCACCTGGGCGCAGATGTCGGCGACGTGCTCCTCGAAGACGCCGTGCGTCGACGGGTAGGTGATCATCAGCACCGCCAGCTCGTCGCGGTACTGCTCGATCTTGGCGCGCAGGTCGTCGACGTCGATCTCGCCGTCCTCGGCGGTCTTCACGACAACGACCTTCATGCCGGCCATCACGGCGCTGGCCGCGTTGGTGCCGTGCGCGGAGGACGGGATCAGGCAGACGACGCGCTGCTCATCGCCGTTGGCACGGTGGTAGCCGCGTACGGCGAGCAGACCGGCCAGCTCGCCCTGGGAACCGGCGTTCGGCTGCAGGGAGACCTTGTCGTAGCCGGTGA
The genomic region above belongs to Streptomyces sp. CG1 and contains:
- a CDS encoding molybdopterin-dependent oxidoreductase, coding for MTLAQLDLTGDLARPARLTVPDLLRWPQHRVDVSFECATSGIQHHRFAGPRLYDVLVDAGPGFDPARRKDRLRFLIAVTGTDGHHAVLSWAEIDPDFADAPVLLGVRIDDTPLDAAGPQLVLPQDRCGARHISGITAIRVDGGYRCGAPARATPGHAAAAPR
- the modA gene encoding molybdate ABC transporter substrate-binding protein: MLQLAGAGAAALMALSACSSSSSSTSKDTSASSGSSASPKLSGSVTVFAAASLKESFTTLGQEFEKQYPGTHVNFNFGGSDTLAASITGGAPADVFAAASPKTMKIVTAKKDAAGTPATFVRNQLEIATVPGNPHKVASLKDLTKSGLKVVLCDKTVPCGAAAQKALDASHLKLTPVSYEQDVKGALNKVELKEADAAVVYKTDVHAAGDKVEGVEFPESAKAINDYPIVLLKNAPNAETAKAFIALVQSAEGQKVLSQAGFLQP
- a CDS encoding ABC transporter ATP-binding protein, with the translated sequence MTNSRPTTTDGTEPPQGPHAPAAADGAQSPQGPPVPDDEPRADGPDGNPKPAEGRPTTSDLRPTTGLDTHVVVDRAAFRLDMTLTAAPGDVVALLGPNGAGKTTALRALAGLTPLTDGHLRLDGASLDRTPPESRPVGVVFQDYLLFPHLSALDNVAFGPRCRGVSKAEARVQAATWLDRMGLADHAGAKPRRLSGGQAQRVALARALATHPRLLLLDEPLAALDARTRLEVRAQLRRHLAEFEAVAVLVTHDPLDAMVLADRLVVIEHGRVVQEGTPSDIARHPRTDYIAQLVGLNLYRGRAERHAVRLDGGPRITTTEDLTGPVFVAFPPSAVTLFRDRPTGASARNLWRCEVTGLETHGDQIRADLGGELPLAADLTTVAAAELDLHPGAAVWATVKATQTHAYPA
- a CDS encoding molybdopterin-binding protein, yielding MTLSIRNQLPGTVTAIQPGEAMATVKIRLDGGQDLTAAITLESVRDLGLSEGSAVRALVKSTEVSLATAPIDRVSIRNQLPGTVTDIAAGAAMATVKISIDGGSVTSAITKESATDLGLSAGSAVVALIKSTEVALATA